A genomic stretch from Rhodobacterales bacterium HKCCA1288 includes:
- a CDS encoding CpaF family protein — translation MFSRYKKPQMDGVAPIARASGAEKVEPLQAAAPLPPPISAKPLEQERDMKRRARLDELTGELHHRILDNLNLAALDTAQPQELRAEINVIAAEELAEMGVLLNREDRQTIQDELFDEVMGLGPLEPLLRDDSIADILVNGPNRVFVERGGRLELSPVRFKDEKHLMRIIDKIVSAVGRRVDESTPYVDARLKDGSRFNAMVPPVAVDGSLVSIRKFKKEKLKIEDLINFGAFSDDMAKYLEAAVATRLNVIVSGGTGSGKTTTLNALSSYIDNKERILTIEDTAELQLQQVHVGRMESRPANIEGKGAVTQRDCLRNALRMRPDRIIVGETRGEEVIDMLQAMNTGHDGSMTTIHANNARDAVSRLENMIAMAGIEMPLKAARAQIASAVNLIVQASRLQDGSRRMVSITEITGMEGEVVSMQEIFRYQRLGLEPNGKIIGRFTGCGVRSHFSERFRQWGYELPPEIYEPAV, via the coding sequence ATGTTCTCACGTTACAAAAAACCACAAATGGATGGTGTGGCCCCAATCGCGCGCGCAAGCGGTGCGGAAAAAGTGGAGCCTCTACAGGCCGCGGCACCTCTGCCACCGCCCATCTCTGCAAAACCCCTCGAACAAGAGCGCGACATGAAACGCCGCGCGCGGCTGGATGAATTGACGGGCGAGTTGCATCACCGCATTTTGGACAACCTCAACCTTGCCGCACTTGATACGGCGCAACCGCAGGAATTGCGCGCCGAAATCAATGTAATCGCCGCCGAAGAACTGGCGGAGATGGGGGTTTTGCTGAACCGCGAAGATCGCCAAACCATTCAAGACGAATTGTTTGACGAGGTGATGGGCCTTGGGCCGCTAGAACCACTTTTGCGCGATGACAGTATCGCGGATATTTTGGTGAATGGCCCGAACCGTGTGTTTGTCGAACGGGGCGGTCGATTGGAACTTAGCCCCGTGCGCTTTAAGGATGAAAAGCATCTGATGCGCATCATCGACAAGATCGTGTCGGCCGTGGGGCGCCGCGTAGACGAGTCGACCCCCTATGTGGATGCGCGCCTAAAGGATGGATCGCGATTTAACGCCATGGTGCCACCTGTCGCGGTCGATGGCAGCCTCGTGTCGATCCGTAAATTCAAGAAGGAAAAGTTGAAAATTGAGGATCTGATCAATTTCGGCGCATTTTCTGACGACATGGCAAAATATCTTGAGGCGGCCGTGGCCACGCGCCTTAACGTGATTGTGTCGGGCGGGACGGGGTCGGGGAAAACCACGACCCTTAATGCGCTGTCCTCCTATATCGACAATAAAGAGCGCATCTTGACTATCGAAGATACGGCTGAATTGCAGCTTCAGCAGGTGCATGTGGGCCGCATGGAAAGCCGACCCGCCAATATCGAGGGCAAGGGTGCAGTAACGCAACGTGACTGTCTGCGCAACGCGCTGCGGATGCGGCCTGATCGCATCATCGTGGGAGAAACCCGTGGTGAGGAGGTGATCGATATGCTGCAGGCGATGAACACAGGCCATGACGGATCTATGACCACGATCCACGCAAACAACGCGCGCGATGCGGTCAGCCGTTTGGAAAACATGATCGCCATGGCAGGGATTGAAATGCCGCTCAAGGCTGCGCGCGCGCAGATTGCCAGCGCCGTGAACCTGATTGTGCAGGCCTCGAGACTGCAAGATGGCAGCCGCCGCATGGTGTCCATCACCGAGATCACCGGGATGGAGGGCGAGGTGGTCTCGATGCAAGAAATCTTTCGTTATCAGCGCCTTGGTCTAGAGCCCAATGGAAAAATCATTGGGCGCTTCACGGGCTGTGGTGTGCGCTCGCATTTCTCGGAGCGGTTCCGCCAATGGGGTTATGAGCTGCCGCCAGAGATTTACGAACCCGCTGTTTAG
- a CDS encoding type II secretion system F family protein produces MQFNVETLIYIGLFLGTLLFVGGLYLVVFGATLTKASKFNRRMAMLEAGKTRQDVLTTLRKEINKQSRTGKIPFLSGLLLLSRRANLNLTLKVLVMAILGIAVAIFAALSILTEAAFVLKLAVGLIGGAVAVHSFISNKAKARIKLIEEQLPDAVELLVRSLRVGHPFSAALAAITQEIPDPLGTELGLIADEAAYGGDVAQGLADLADRLDNQDLRFLAVSVSISQSSGGNLADVFDGLAKVIRARFKLFRRVQAITAEAKFSGKFLSSFPALMLGATKLMKPDYFDGVQQSSLFIPGAITVFVLMAVNVFFMKLMVNIKV; encoded by the coding sequence ATGCAATTCAATGTCGAAACGCTGATCTATATCGGGCTTTTCCTTGGCACGCTTTTGTTCGTGGGCGGGCTCTATTTGGTAGTTTTTGGTGCGACCTTGACCAAAGCCAGCAAGTTTAATCGCCGTATGGCGATGCTTGAGGCAGGAAAGACCCGCCAAGATGTGCTGACCACGCTGCGTAAAGAGATCAACAAGCAAAGCCGCACAGGAAAAATCCCGTTTTTGAGCGGCCTTTTGTTGCTCAGTCGCCGTGCAAATTTGAACCTGACTTTGAAGGTTCTGGTAATGGCGATTTTGGGCATTGCGGTCGCCATTTTTGCTGCATTGAGCATCTTAACCGAAGCGGCGTTTGTCCTTAAATTGGCCGTGGGCCTGATTGGCGGCGCGGTTGCGGTGCATAGTTTCATTTCAAACAAGGCCAAGGCGCGCATTAAGCTGATTGAAGAACAATTGCCCGATGCGGTCGAATTGTTGGTGCGCAGTTTGCGCGTTGGGCACCCGTTCAGTGCCGCCCTTGCTGCCATCACCCAAGAAATCCCTGACCCTCTTGGCACCGAACTGGGACTGATTGCCGATGAAGCCGCCTATGGTGGTGATGTGGCGCAAGGTTTGGCGGATTTAGCCGATCGTTTAGATAATCAGGATTTACGCTTTCTGGCGGTGTCCGTCTCAATTTCGCAAAGTTCTGGGGGCAATCTTGCGGATGTTTTTGATGGTTTGGCAAAGGTCATTCGCGCGCGGTTTAAATTGTTCCGCCGCGTGCAGGCCATCACGGCGGAGGCAAAGTTTTCGGGAAAATTCCTATCGAGCTTCCCCGCGCTGATGTTGGGGGCCACCAAATTAATGAAGCCCGATTATTTTGACGGCGTTCAACAAAGCAGCCTGTTTATCCCTGGTGCAATCACGGTTTTTGTCCTGATGGCGGTGAACGTGTTTTTCATGAAACTCATGGTCAACATCAAGGTTTGA
- a CDS encoding type II secretion system F family protein — translation MINQIWHDLSRVVENFVGDLGVMALLGMVGVALIAVALPVLLIKPKDRFGKLDLRGVAEKPVEGEKRALRIANTDNRLDRYKQFLEPTDAKELDATRLKLVRAGYRNRDAVRNFHFAQFALGVGGLVVGLIYGLFFSGGSIQAVALSVVIPGALGYMLPRYIVTKRLQSRMEEIELGFPDTLDLMLVCVEAGQSLDQAIVRVSKELRSAYPALADELEIVAYELKAGKDRATVLREFAHRVDLQDVRSFVTTLIQSTSFGSSISEAIRVYADEMRDKRVMRAEEKANKLPTKLTLGTMVFCLPPLLLILVGPAIYDILQNFSGGN, via the coding sequence ATGATCAATCAAATCTGGCATGATCTCTCGCGTGTAGTTGAGAATTTTGTGGGTGATCTGGGTGTTATGGCCCTTTTGGGCATGGTGGGCGTGGCTCTGATCGCTGTTGCCTTGCCTGTGCTTCTCATCAAGCCAAAGGATCGTTTTGGGAAACTCGATTTGCGCGGTGTCGCGGAAAAGCCCGTGGAAGGCGAAAAGCGCGCGTTGCGGATCGCGAACACCGACAACCGCCTTGATCGCTACAAGCAATTTCTAGAGCCGACCGATGCCAAGGAATTGGATGCAACCCGCCTAAAACTGGTGCGTGCGGGCTATCGCAATCGCGATGCGGTGCGCAATTTCCATTTCGCGCAATTTGCTTTGGGTGTCGGTGGTTTGGTCGTAGGGCTTATTTATGGATTGTTCTTCAGCGGTGGATCGATCCAAGCTGTTGCCCTCAGCGTGGTTATCCCCGGCGCTCTGGGATACATGCTGCCCCGCTATATTGTCACCAAACGGCTACAATCCCGTATGGAAGAAATCGAGCTTGGTTTCCCTGACACATTGGATTTGATGCTTGTTTGTGTTGAGGCGGGGCAATCTCTGGATCAGGCCATTGTGCGCGTTTCAAAAGAATTGCGCTCTGCTTATCCTGCCTTGGCCGATGAGCTAGAAATTGTCGCCTATGAATTAAAAGCGGGCAAAGACCGCGCCACCGTGTTGCGTGAATTTGCGCATCGGGTGGATTTGCAAGATGTGCGTAGCTTTGTCACCACCCTGATCCAATCGACCAGCTTTGGCTCTTCGATTTCTGAGGCCATCCGTGTCTATGCTGATGAGATGCGTGACAAGCGCGTGATGCGGGCTGAGGAGAAAGCCAATAAGCTGCCCACGAAATTGACATTGGGCACGATGGTTTTTTGTTTGCCGCCCTTGTTGTTGATCCTCGTTGGGCCTGCGATTTACGATATTTTGCAGAATTTCAGTGGTGGTAATTAA
- a CDS encoding tetratricopeptide repeat protein has product MRAAKVSFITILTLTLVAGCGDPMRDPLATGEARAVIDPAGQSVDGLIVGHRLMEAGEYELALRAYYRAASDQGMTADVLSAIGSANLRLGRLGQAEQGLRQAIELDERFAAAWNNLGVVLMERGDFGQARRVFETAFALDGGKSPPLRENLRLAIQMMENNVYHEDINNDAFELVRRGGGRYELLQTP; this is encoded by the coding sequence ATGCGGGCCGCGAAGGTCAGTTTCATCACCATTCTGACCCTGACCTTGGTTGCAGGATGCGGTGATCCCATGCGTGACCCGCTTGCAACTGGTGAAGCGCGCGCGGTCATCGACCCCGCGGGACAGTCGGTGGATGGGTTGATAGTGGGCCATCGGTTGATGGAGGCGGGCGAATATGAACTGGCCTTGCGCGCCTATTATCGGGCGGCCTCCGATCAGGGCATGACGGCCGATGTCCTCAGCGCGATTGGGTCGGCCAACTTGCGGTTGGGGCGTTTAGGCCAAGCGGAACAAGGGCTACGACAGGCCATTGAACTGGACGAGAGATTTGCCGCGGCTTGGAACAACCTTGGTGTTGTCTTGATGGAGCGTGGCGATTTTGGCCAAGCCCGCCGTGTTTTTGAGACCGCTTTTGCCCTTGATGGCGGCAAATCCCCCCCGCTGCGAGAAAATTTGCGCTTGGCTATCCAAATGATGGAAAATAATGTATATCATGAAGATATAAATAATGACGCGTTTGAGTTGGTGCGCCGGGGTGGTGGTCGTTACGAATTGCTGCAAACCCCTTAA